A single genomic interval of Camelina sativa cultivar DH55 chromosome 11, Cs, whole genome shotgun sequence harbors:
- the LOC104723138 gene encoding ATP-dependent DNA helicase PIF2-like produces MIMLFNGGTLKDIAHFPQPSRQDIDNSNWLIVDEMRYNREFLAEKHAKWIKMLTIEQRSIYDEITEAVFNDLGGVFFVYGFGGTGKTFVWKTLAAVVRSRGQIVLNVASSGIASLLLEGGRTAHSRFAIPLNPDEFSVCKIKPKSDLANLIKEASLIIWDEAPMMSKFCFESLDKSFSDIIKNRDNKVFGEKGLVFGGDFRQVLPVINGAGRAEIVMSSLNASYLWDHCKVLKLTTNMRLLSDNIGENEAKDIQEFSDWLLAVGDGRINEPNDGEALIDIPEELLIEEAENPKAAICKEIYGDPSVMHKENDPKFFQKRAILAPTNDDVNTINQFLVEHLQGE; encoded by the coding sequence ATGATTATGTTGTTTAATGGTGGAACTCTCAAAGACATTGCGCATTTCCCTCAACCATCACGCCAAGATATTGATAATTCCAACTGGTTAATTGTTGATGAGATGAGATACAACCGTGAGTTTTTGGCAGAAAAACATGCTAAATGGATAAAAATGCTAACGATTGAGCAGAGAAGCATATACGATGAGATCACCGAAGCTGTATTCAATGATTTAggtggtgttttttttgtttatggctttGGAGGAACAGGGAAAACATTTGTGTGGAAAACACTAGCAGCAGTTGTTAGATCAAGAGGACAGATTGTTCTTAATGTCGCCTCCAGTGGCATCGCCTCTTTGTTGTTAGAAGGAGGTAGGACTGCTCATTCAAGGTTTGCAATCCCTTTGAATCCTGACGAATTTTCAGTTTGCAAAATCAAGCCTAAATCAGATCTAGCTAACTTGATCAAAGAAGCATCACTTATTATCTGGGATGAAGCTCCAATGATGAGCAAGTTCTGTTTTGAATCTTTAGACAAAAGCTTTTCTGATATTATCAAGAACAGAGATAACAAGGTATTTGGTGAGAAGGGTCTTGTTtttggaggtgatttcagacaAGTTCTTCCAGTAATAAATGGAGCAGGGAGGGCAGAAATTGTTATGTCATCACTTAATGCTTCGTATCTTTGGGATCACTGCAAGGTCCTAAAGTTGACTACAAACATGCGACTACTATCAGACAATATTGGAGAGAATGAAGCTAAAGATATCCAAGAATTTTCAGATTGGTTATTGGCTGTTGGTGATGGTAGGATTAATGAGCCTAATGACGGTGAGGCTCTAATCGATATCCCAGAAGAATTGTTGATTGAAGAAGCAGAAAATCCAAAAGCAGCAATTTGTAAGGAAATTTATGGAGATCCATCAGTAATGCACAAAGAAAATGATCCTAAATTCTTTCAAAAGAGAGCTATTTTAGCACCGACCAATGATGATGTCAACACAATTAACCAGTTTTTGGTAGAGCATTTGCAAGGTGAGTAA
- the LOC104723142 gene encoding cyclin-dependent kinase F-4 isoform X1, giving the protein MDRYKLIKEVGDGTFGSVWRAINKQTGEVVAIKKMKKKYYSWDECINLREVKSLRRMNHPNIVKLKEVIRENDILYFVFEYMECNLYQLMKDRQKLFAEADIRNWCFQVFQGLSYMHQRGYFHRDLKPENLLVSKDIIKIADFGLAREVNSSPPFTEYVSTRWYRAPEVLLQSYVYTSKVDMWAMGAIMAELLSLRPIFPGASEADEIYKICSVIGSPTEKTWLEGLNLAKTINYQFPQIPGVPLSSLMPSASEDAVNLIERLCSWDPCSRPTAAEALQHPFFQSCFYAPPSLRPKPSVARTPPPPVGPRGSFEHQSVKRQPVSLANAKPFNSYASPKSHAAFGSGVQRKLEMANQDGTRNTKAVRSSVRDSKYRPPGKKSPHNAAAALNKNRFTRSVSEAADKLANMTIGGTGSRRHSVSVVGQHQQLKPPSMKAGWVGETRDMYLRPTQPTTNAYSRKVAG; this is encoded by the exons ATGGACAG atacaaattaattaaggAGGTTGGTGATGGAACTTTTGGTAGTGTTTGGCGAGCTATCAATAAGCAGACTGGTGAAGTT GTTGcaatcaagaaaatgaaaaagaagtaCTACTCATGGGATGAATGTATTAATTTGAGAGAAGTGAAG TCGCTCAGGAGAATGAATCATCCAAACATCGTGAAGCTGAAGGAAGTCATCCGGGAAAATGATATCCTATACTTTGTCTTTGAGTACATG GAGTGCAATCTTTACCAGCTGATGAAGGATCGACAGAAGCTTTTTGCAGAAGCTGATATCAGAAATTGGTGCTTTCAAGTCTTCCAGGGCCTTTCTTACATGCATCAGCGTGGTTACTTCCACCGCGATCTTAAGCCAG AAAATCTATTAGTCTCGAAAGACATCATTAAGATTGCTGATTTTGGGCTGGCACGGGAGGTTAATTCGAGTCCACCTTTTACCGAGTATGTTTCTACACGTTG GTATAGGGCCCCTGAAGTACTCCTACAGTCATATGTATACACATCGAAAGTTG ATATGTGGGCGATGGGAGCTattatggctgagttgttgTCTCTTCGCCCAATTTTTCCCGGGGCTAG TGAAGCAGATGAAATCTACAAAATCTGCAGTGTCATAGGCAGCCCAACTGAGAAGACCTGGTTGGAAGGACTTAATCTTGCTAAAACCATAAACTATCAATTCCCTCAG ATTCCTGGTGTACCTCTTTCAAGCTTGATGCCATCTGCCAGCGAAGATGCAGTTAATCTTATCGAG CGGCTTTGCTCGTGGGATCCATGCAGCAGACCAACTGCTGCAGAGGCGCTACAGCACCCATTTTTCCAG AGTTGCTTTTATGCCCCACCATCTCTTCGTCCCAAGCCATCTGTTGCAAGAACTCCTCCTCCGCCTG TCGGGCCAAGGGGATCATTTGAGCACCAATCAGTTAAAAGACAGCCGGTGTCGCTTGCCAATGCTAAGCCATTCAATAGCTATGCTAGTCCAAAGTCGCATGCTGCTTTTGGCAGTGGTGTCCAGCGGAAACTTGAAATGGCTAATCAAGATGGGACGAGAAACACTAAAGCTGTGAGAAGTTCCGTCAGAGACTCCAAATACAGACCACCTGGGAAAAAGAGTCCTC ATAATGCAGCAGCAGCATTGAACAAGAATCGGTTCACTCGTAGTGTATCAGAGGCTGCTGATAAACTCGCAAACATGACTATTGGAGGAACTGGATCTCGCAGACACTCTGTGTCCGTGGTTGGACAGCATCAACAGCTGAAACCACCTTCGATGAAGGCAGGTTGGGTAGGAGAAACACGTGACATGTACCTTAGACCAACACAACCCACCACCAATGCCTACTCTAGGAAAGTCGCCGGATGA
- the LOC104723142 gene encoding cyclin-dependent kinase F-4 isoform X3: MDRYKLIKEVGDGTFGSVWRAINKQTGEVVAIKKMKKKYYSWDECINLREVKSLRRMNHPNIVKLKEVIRENDILYFVFEYMECNLYQLMKDRQKLFAEADIRNWCFQVFQGLSYMHQRGYFHRDLKPENLLVSKDIIKIADFGLAREVNSSPPFTEYVSTRWYRAPEVLLQSYVYTSKVDMWAMGAIMAELLSLRPIFPGASEADEIYKICSVIGSPTEKTWLEGLNLAKTINYQFPQIPGVPLSSLMPSASEDAVNLIERLCSWDPCSRPTAAEALQHPFFQSCFYAPPSLRPKPSVARTPPPPVGPRGSFEHQSVKRQPVSLANAKPFNSYASPKSHAAFGSGVQRKLEMANQDGTRNTKAVRSSVRDSKYRPPGKKSPPALNKNRFTRSVSEAADKLANMTIGGTGSRRHSVSVVGQHQQLKPPSMKAGWVGETRDMYLRPTQPTTNAYSRKVAG; the protein is encoded by the exons ATGGACAG atacaaattaattaaggAGGTTGGTGATGGAACTTTTGGTAGTGTTTGGCGAGCTATCAATAAGCAGACTGGTGAAGTT GTTGcaatcaagaaaatgaaaaagaagtaCTACTCATGGGATGAATGTATTAATTTGAGAGAAGTGAAG TCGCTCAGGAGAATGAATCATCCAAACATCGTGAAGCTGAAGGAAGTCATCCGGGAAAATGATATCCTATACTTTGTCTTTGAGTACATG GAGTGCAATCTTTACCAGCTGATGAAGGATCGACAGAAGCTTTTTGCAGAAGCTGATATCAGAAATTGGTGCTTTCAAGTCTTCCAGGGCCTTTCTTACATGCATCAGCGTGGTTACTTCCACCGCGATCTTAAGCCAG AAAATCTATTAGTCTCGAAAGACATCATTAAGATTGCTGATTTTGGGCTGGCACGGGAGGTTAATTCGAGTCCACCTTTTACCGAGTATGTTTCTACACGTTG GTATAGGGCCCCTGAAGTACTCCTACAGTCATATGTATACACATCGAAAGTTG ATATGTGGGCGATGGGAGCTattatggctgagttgttgTCTCTTCGCCCAATTTTTCCCGGGGCTAG TGAAGCAGATGAAATCTACAAAATCTGCAGTGTCATAGGCAGCCCAACTGAGAAGACCTGGTTGGAAGGACTTAATCTTGCTAAAACCATAAACTATCAATTCCCTCAG ATTCCTGGTGTACCTCTTTCAAGCTTGATGCCATCTGCCAGCGAAGATGCAGTTAATCTTATCGAG CGGCTTTGCTCGTGGGATCCATGCAGCAGACCAACTGCTGCAGAGGCGCTACAGCACCCATTTTTCCAG AGTTGCTTTTATGCCCCACCATCTCTTCGTCCCAAGCCATCTGTTGCAAGAACTCCTCCTCCGCCTG TCGGGCCAAGGGGATCATTTGAGCACCAATCAGTTAAAAGACAGCCGGTGTCGCTTGCCAATGCTAAGCCATTCAATAGCTATGCTAGTCCAAAGTCGCATGCTGCTTTTGGCAGTGGTGTCCAGCGGAAACTTGAAATGGCTAATCAAGATGGGACGAGAAACACTAAAGCTGTGAGAAGTTCCGTCAGAGACTCCAAATACAGACCACCTGGGAAAAAGAGTCCTC CAGCATTGAACAAGAATCGGTTCACTCGTAGTGTATCAGAGGCTGCTGATAAACTCGCAAACATGACTATTGGAGGAACTGGATCTCGCAGACACTCTGTGTCCGTGGTTGGACAGCATCAACAGCTGAAACCACCTTCGATGAAGGCAGGTTGGGTAGGAGAAACACGTGACATGTACCTTAGACCAACACAACCCACCACCAATGCCTACTCTAGGAAAGTCGCCGGATGA
- the LOC104723142 gene encoding cyclin-dependent kinase F-4 isoform X2, with protein sequence MDRYKLIKEVGDGTFGSVWRAINKQTGEVVAIKKMKKKYYSWDECINLREVKSLRRMNHPNIVKLKEVIRENDILYFVFEYMECNLYQLMKDRQKLFAEADIRNWCFQVFQGLSYMHQRGYFHRDLKPENLLVSKDIIKIADFGLAREVNSSPPFTEYVSTRWYRAPEVLLQSYVYTSKVDMWAMGAIMAELLSLRPIFPGASEADEIYKICSVIGSPTEKTWLEGLNLAKTINYQFPQIPGVPLSSLMPSASEDAVNLIERLCSWDPCSRPTAAEALQHPFFQSCFYAPPSLRPKPSVARTPPPPVGPRGSFEHQSVKRQPVSLANAKPFNSYASPKSHAAFGSGVQRKLEMANQDGTRNTKAVRSSVRDSKYRPPGKKSPPAALNKNRFTRSVSEAADKLANMTIGGTGSRRHSVSVVGQHQQLKPPSMKAGWVGETRDMYLRPTQPTTNAYSRKVAG encoded by the exons ATGGACAG atacaaattaattaaggAGGTTGGTGATGGAACTTTTGGTAGTGTTTGGCGAGCTATCAATAAGCAGACTGGTGAAGTT GTTGcaatcaagaaaatgaaaaagaagtaCTACTCATGGGATGAATGTATTAATTTGAGAGAAGTGAAG TCGCTCAGGAGAATGAATCATCCAAACATCGTGAAGCTGAAGGAAGTCATCCGGGAAAATGATATCCTATACTTTGTCTTTGAGTACATG GAGTGCAATCTTTACCAGCTGATGAAGGATCGACAGAAGCTTTTTGCAGAAGCTGATATCAGAAATTGGTGCTTTCAAGTCTTCCAGGGCCTTTCTTACATGCATCAGCGTGGTTACTTCCACCGCGATCTTAAGCCAG AAAATCTATTAGTCTCGAAAGACATCATTAAGATTGCTGATTTTGGGCTGGCACGGGAGGTTAATTCGAGTCCACCTTTTACCGAGTATGTTTCTACACGTTG GTATAGGGCCCCTGAAGTACTCCTACAGTCATATGTATACACATCGAAAGTTG ATATGTGGGCGATGGGAGCTattatggctgagttgttgTCTCTTCGCCCAATTTTTCCCGGGGCTAG TGAAGCAGATGAAATCTACAAAATCTGCAGTGTCATAGGCAGCCCAACTGAGAAGACCTGGTTGGAAGGACTTAATCTTGCTAAAACCATAAACTATCAATTCCCTCAG ATTCCTGGTGTACCTCTTTCAAGCTTGATGCCATCTGCCAGCGAAGATGCAGTTAATCTTATCGAG CGGCTTTGCTCGTGGGATCCATGCAGCAGACCAACTGCTGCAGAGGCGCTACAGCACCCATTTTTCCAG AGTTGCTTTTATGCCCCACCATCTCTTCGTCCCAAGCCATCTGTTGCAAGAACTCCTCCTCCGCCTG TCGGGCCAAGGGGATCATTTGAGCACCAATCAGTTAAAAGACAGCCGGTGTCGCTTGCCAATGCTAAGCCATTCAATAGCTATGCTAGTCCAAAGTCGCATGCTGCTTTTGGCAGTGGTGTCCAGCGGAAACTTGAAATGGCTAATCAAGATGGGACGAGAAACACTAAAGCTGTGAGAAGTTCCGTCAGAGACTCCAAATACAGACCACCTGGGAAAAAGAGTCCTC CAGCAGCATTGAACAAGAATCGGTTCACTCGTAGTGTATCAGAGGCTGCTGATAAACTCGCAAACATGACTATTGGAGGAACTGGATCTCGCAGACACTCTGTGTCCGTGGTTGGACAGCATCAACAGCTGAAACCACCTTCGATGAAGGCAGGTTGGGTAGGAGAAACACGTGACATGTACCTTAGACCAACACAACCCACCACCAATGCCTACTCTAGGAAAGTCGCCGGATGA
- the LOC104723147 gene encoding protein PAM68, chloroplastic-like: MASVPCSFKLSAHPRSSSKRDGYKQCSLVERPKETKSQVPKSITCINRLEISRIAPLQATMNSPRGFGPPPKKTKKAKKSKPGNQSDDEDDDDEEDEDDDDDYEDERERGVIPEIVTNRMISRMGFTVGLPLFVGLLFFPFFYYLKVGLKIDVPTWVPFIVSFVFFGTALAGVSYGIVSSSWDPLREGSLLGWNEAKKNWPVFWQSFWNSSSKK, encoded by the exons ATGGCTTCTGTACCATGTTCTTTCAAGCTCTCTGCTCATCCCAGATCTTCTTCCAAG CGTGATGGATATAAACAGTGTAGTCTAGTAGAGAGACCTAAAGAAACGAAGAGTCAAGTTCCTAAGTCTATTACTTGCATCAACCGCTTGGAGATATCGCGTATTGCGCCATTACAGGCGACGATGAACAGCCCCAGAGGCTTTGGACCTCCTCCCAAGAAAACCAAGAAGGCTAAAAAGTCCAAACCCGGAAACCaaagtgatgatgaagacgacgacgacgaagaagacgaggatgatgatgatgattatgaagatGAACGTGAGAGAGGTGTGATTCCAGAGATAGTGACCAACAGAATGATTAGCAGAATGGGATTCACTGTGGGTTTACCACTCTTCGTTggtcttctcttcttccctttcttttactatctcaaaGTAGGTTTGAAAATTGATGTGCCCACATGGGTTCCCTTTATTGTTTCGTTCGTCTTCTTCGGCACTGCATTGGCTGGTGTGAGCTATGGGATCGTGTCGTCCAGCTGGGATCCGTTGAGAGAAGGATCCTTGTTAGGCTGGAACGAAGCTAAGAAGAACTGGCCTGTCTTTTGGCAATCCTTTTGGAATTCCTCAAGCAAGAAATAG